Proteins encoded by one window of Arachis ipaensis cultivar K30076 chromosome B04, Araip1.1, whole genome shotgun sequence:
- the LOC107637788 gene encoding uncharacterized protein LOC107637788, producing the protein MASPAKMQEQVLEINLISAQGLQPPSSPRQRLQTYALTWIDPSTKLRTRVDNVGGHNPTWNDKFLASDTSGISVAIYAVGTFRLIGTVRFLISNILSSPADPDAARTPCFSAVQILRSSGRFHDVMNIGAMVVEASDFPALHKISAIGYRDLMGMKIKHHRRKRNRSPRRRR; encoded by the coding sequence ATGGCGTCGCCGGCGAAGATGCAGGAGCAAGTATTGGAGATCAACTTGATCTCAGCACAAGGACTGCAGCCACCTTCGTCTCCACGGCAGAGGCTCCAAACCTACGCCCTCACATGGATCGACCCCTCCACCAAGCTCCGAACCCGAGTTGACAACGTTGGCGGCCACAACCCTACCTGGAACGACAAGTTCCTCGCCAGCGACACCTCCGGAATCTCCGTCGCCATCTACGCCGTCGGCACCTTCCGCCTAATCGGCACCGTCAGGTTCCTCATCAGCAACATCCTCTCCTCTCCCGCCGACCCCGACGCCGCCAGAACACCCTGCTTCAGCGCCGTCCAGATTCTCCGGTCGTCGGGGAGGTTCCACGACGTCATGAACATCGGCGCCATGGTCGTGGAAGCCTCCGACTTCCCGGCGCTGCACAAGATCTCGGCGATAGGGTACCGCGACCTCATGGGAATGAAGATAAAGCACCACCGGAGGAAGCGAAACCGAAGCCCGCGGCGGCGGCGTTGA